The following are encoded in a window of Pseudomonadota bacterium genomic DNA:
- a CDS encoding terminase small subunit encodes MVKKIDNDKMLEMFKQGIPQKDIASHFNASCPAICKKLKRLLPQPENILDKYNFTEQQQQFVIEKAKGKNNTQAALSSYETGSMQAAKVIGSNLMQKPEIQQSIAELMDGCGLTRQYRIRRLKQHVDSALPDISLKGLDMSFKLDNSYPPQRNVNLNVDIVPTSPVDIQVLFGEKKENVDN; translated from the coding sequence ATGGTTAAAAAGATTGACAATGACAAAATGTTAGAAATGTTTAAGCAAGGCATACCACAAAAGGACATAGCTTCACACTTTAATGCATCCTGTCCTGCAATATGCAAAAAACTGAAAAGGCTCTTACCACAACCTGAAAACATACTCGATAAATATAATTTTACTGAACAACAACAACAGTTTGTTATCGAGAAGGCCAAAGGGAAAAATAACACCCAGGCTGCCCTTTCAAGCTATGAGACAGGCTCAATGCAAGCGGCAAAGGTTATTGGCAGCAATTTAATGCAAAAACCGGAAATTCAGCAAAGCATTGCCGAACTGATGGATGGCTGCGGTTTGACAAGACAATACAGAATAAGGCGGCTGAAGCAGCACGTTGACAGCGCCTTGCCTGATATTTCGTTAAAGGGTCTGGACATGAGTTTCAAACTTGATAATTCTTATCCCCCTCAGCGTAATGTTAATCTAAATGTGGACATTGTTCCGACCAGTCCTGTGGATATCCAGGTTCTTTTTGGCGAAAAAAAAGAAAATGTGGATAATTAA